In the genome of Syntrophobacterales bacterium, the window TGAACCCGGAAGAGGTGGGGGTGATCCTCCGGTTCGGCCAATACACGCGGACGGCGAATCCGGGCATGAACTTCAAATTGCCTTTCGGTATTGAAGAGGTGACGAAGGTTCCTGTGGAGCGGCAGTTGAAGGTGGAGTTCGGCTTTCGAACGGAGGCGCAAAGGGATCGATCCAAATATTCCACCCGCGCTTACCAGCAGGAGTCGCTGATGCTGACCGGCGATTTGAACGCCAGCGAAGTGGAATGGATTGTTCAGTATCGGATCGCCGATCCCTACAAATTTTTATTCAAGGTGCGCAATACCACCCAGACTTTCCGGGACATGAATGAAGCATTGATGCGCGAAGTGGTCGGCGATCGTTCGGTCAACGAAGTGCTGACGGTCGGCCGGGTGGAAATCGCCGCGACCGTCAGCGAAAAATTGCAGGTACTGTGCGACCAATACGATACCGGCATCAAAGTGGACCAGGTCGTCCTGCAGGACGTCAATCCCCCCGATTCGGTCAAGCCGGCTTTCAACGAGGTGAACGAGGCGCAGCAGGAGCGCGAGAAATTGATCAATCAGGCCCGGTCGGAATACAAC includes:
- the hflK gene encoding FtsH protease activity modulator HflK: MSQDLLFDFSKFQLPKIDGRTLRWIAAGIFIFILGSSSFFTVNPEEVGVILRFGQYTRTANPGMNFKLPFGIEEVTKVPVERQLKVEFGFRTEAQRDRSKYSTRAYQQESLMLTGDLNASEVEWIVQYRIADPYKFLFKVRNTTQTFRDMNEALMREVVGDRSVNEVLTVGRVEIAATVSEKLQVLCDQYDTGIKVDQVVLQDVNPPDSVKPAFNEVNEAQQEREKLINQARSEYNQIIPKARGTAARSIEEAKGYAIERVNQARGEATKFNAVFKEYSKAPEVTRQRIYLETMSEVLPKVGRKLITDEKTSGILPLFQFTKEEAKKEEKKHE